A portion of the Punica granatum isolate Tunisia-2019 chromosome 7, ASM765513v2, whole genome shotgun sequence genome contains these proteins:
- the LOC116213088 gene encoding cytochrome P450 710A11-like, with the protein MISVLNSLPPLAPYLVTLLALLVLLEQISYLRKRRHVPGPLAVFPFLGNAVPLVTDPTRFWDQQSRLASSSPHGFSANYLVGRFILFIRDTELSHKIFANVRPDGFHLVGHPFGKKLFGEHNLIYMFGQEHKDLRRRIAPNFTLRALSTYTALQQIIVVKHLQRWLELSSKAAPGPIALRLLARDMNLETSQTVFAGPYLGPAARERFNTDYNLFNVGLMTLPFDFPGFAFRKARFAVDRLVDTLTGCVEQSKARMELGEEPSCLIDFWMQETVREVAAAKQTGEAAPLHPGDREIGGHLFDFLFAAQDASTSSLLWAVTLLDSHPVVLAKVREEVARIWSPESNTLITGEQLREMKYTEAVAREVIRFRAPATMVPHIAGADFPLTKDYTIPKGTIVFPSVYESSFQGFTEPDRFDPDRFSEPRHEDKLYKWNFLAFGAGAHQCVGQRYALNHLMLFIAMFSSLIDFKRHRTDGCDDLMYVPTICPKDDCKVFLSRRCTQFPSLSLSSALSSRSG; encoded by the exons ATGATCTCAGTCCTCAACTCTCTCCCCCCTCTTGCCCCTTACCTGGTCACCCTCCTCGCGCTCCTCGTCCTCCTCGAGCAGATCTCCTACCTCCGCAAGCGCCGCCACGTCCCGGGCCCCCTCGCCGTCTTCCCCTTTCTCGGCAACGCCGTCCCCCTCGTCACCGACCCCACCCGCTTCTGGGACCAGCAGTCCCGCCTCGCCTCGTCCTCCCCCCACGGCTTCTCCGCCAACTACCTCGTCGGCCGCTTCATACTCTTCATCCGCGACACCGAGCTCTCCCACAAGATCTTCGCCAATGTGCGCCCCGACGGGTTCCACCTCGTCGGCCACCCCTTCGGCAAGAAGCTCTTCGGCGAGCACAATCTGATCTACATGTTCGGCCAGGAGCACAAAGACCTCCGCCGCCGGATCGCCCCCAACTTCACCCTGCGGGCGCTGTCCACGTACACTGCCCTACAGCAGATCATCGTCGTGAAGCACCTCCAGAGGTGGCTCGAGCTCTCGTCGAAGGCCGCCCCGGGGCCGATCGCGCTCCGGCTGCTCGCGAGGGACATGAACCTCGAGACCTCCCAGACCGTTTTCGCAGGGCCGTACCTGGGCCCCGCCGCCCGGGAGCGGTTCAACACGGACTACAACCTCTTCAACGTTGGCCTCATGACGCTCCCTTTCGACTTCCCGGGGTTCGCCTTCCGGAAGGCCCGGTTCGCCGTTGACCGGCTGGTGGACACGCTGACGGGATGCGTGGAGCAGAGCAAGGCGAGGATGGAACTGGGCGAGGAGCCGTCCTGCCTGATCGATTTCTGGATGCAGGAGACCGTCAGGGAGGTCGCCGCTGCCAAGCAGACCGGCGAAGCCGCGCCGCTGCACCCCGGCGACAGAGAGATCGGCGGGCACCTCTTTGACTTCTTGTTCGCCGCCCAGGACGCCTCCACGTCGTCACTGCTGTGGGCGGTCACTCTGCTCGACTCCCACCCCGTCGTTCTGGCAAAG GTGCGCGAGGAGGTCGCTAGAATATGGTCGCCGGAGTCCAACACGCTGATCACCGGCGAGCAGCTGAGGGAGATGAAGTACACCGAGGCGGTAGCACGTGAAGTCATCCGTTTCCGAGCTCCGGCGACAATGGTCCCGCACATCGCCGGGGCGGACTTCCCGTTAACCAAGGACTACACCATCCCCAAGGGCACAATCGTGTTCCCATCAGTCTATGAGTCGTCTTTCCAGGGGTTCACTGAGCCAGACCGGTTTGACCCGGACCGGTTCAGCGAGCCCCGGCACGAGGACAAGCTCTACAAGTGGAACTTCCTGGCCTTTGGGGCTGGAGCCCACCAGTGCGTGGGCCAGCGTTATGCATTGAACCACCTCATGCTCTTCATTGCGATGTTCTCCAGCCTAATAGACTTCAAACGCCACCGGACGGACGGCTGTGATGACCTCATGTACGTTCCCACTATCTGCCCCAAGGACGACTGCAAGGTCTTCTTGTCACGGCGCTGCACACAATTCCCCTCCTTGTCGCTCAGCTCAGCACTCTCTTCCAGAAGTGGATAA
- the LOC116213959 gene encoding uncharacterized protein At4g18257-like gives MAEEEGKKKRVAVESLGWLTESSIMPKKHREIAGVGATSILELKAQLYRSQEDVKKSKELGAPDAEFHRARKILPAPNLFSAKNSGVEARALKDKLELKAVKDGTNSYEALERKAQLYEKLVRGELSDEEDKEKYCVDFFQKNLEHSEEPQSRGHENPAAESSENDDDNDAPELFNTKVEGPGRTSRVLDNDEHRRFVREVHAEVNQAREKASELKQRRQEQATARREKLRQAYLKKQLEKLRAGSTTTEKT, from the exons ATGGCGGAAGAGGAAGGGAAGAAGAAGCGGGTGGCGGTGGAGTCGCTGGGATGGCTGACGGAGTCCTCCATCATGCCGAAGAAGCACCGGGAGATCGCCGGTGTGGGCGCCACCTCCATCCTGGAGCTCAAGGCCCAGCTCTACCGCTCCCAGGAGGACGTCAAGAAGTCCAAGGAATTGGGCGCCCCCGACGCGGAGTTCCACCGCGCCAGGAAGATCCTCCCCGCCCCTAACCTCTTCTCCGCCAAGAACTCCGGCGTCGAAGCCCGCGCTCTCAA AGACAAGCTTGagctgaaagcggtaaaggaTGGCACGAATAGCTATGAAGCATTAGAGAGGAAAGCTCAGTTATATGAGAAGCTAGTTAGAGGCGAGCTGTCCGACGAAGAAGATAAGGAGAAGTATTGTGTAGACTTCTTCCAGAAGAACCTTGAGCACAGTGAGGAACCACAGTCACGGGGCCATGAAAACCCTGCAGCGGAATCGTCGgaaaatgatgatgataatgatgCTCCAGAGCTATTTAACACAAAAGTAGAGGGTCCAGGGAGAACATCTCGGGTCCTGGATAATGATGAACACAGGCGCTTTGTTCG GGAAGTTCATGCAGAAGTGAATCAAGCACGAGAGAAGGCCTCGGAGCTCAAACAGCGGAGGCAAGAGCAAGCGACGGCACGTCGTGAGAAACTTCGGCAGGCTTATCTCAAGAAACAgctggaaaaattgagagctGGTTCCACCACTACAGAAAAGACGTGA
- the LOC116213958 gene encoding LOW QUALITY PROTEIN: 3-oxoacyl-[acyl-carrier-protein] synthase I, chloroplastic (The sequence of the model RefSeq protein was modified relative to this genomic sequence to represent the inferred CDS: inserted 1 base in 1 codon) has product MQSLQSPPLRASPXDPLRPKTATNAPSTTALRPPRRTLPLIRAAVSSTVSAPKRETDPKKRVVITGMGLVSVFGSDVDTYYEKLLAGESGIGPIDRFDASKFPTRFAGQIHGFTSMGYIDGKNDRRLDDCLRYCIVAGKKALEDADLGDDRLSKIDKIKAGVLVGTGMGGLTVFSDGVQALIEKGHRKITPFFIPYAITNMGSALLAIELGLMGPNYSISTACATSNYCFYAAANHIRRGEADLMIAGGTEAAIIPIGLGGFVACRALSQRNDDPQTASRPWDKDRDGFVMGEGAGVLVMESLEHAMRRGAPIIAEYLGGAVNCDAYHMTDPRADGLGVSSCIERSLEDAGVSPEEVNYINAHATSTLAGDLAEINAIKKVFKNTKDIKINATKSMIGHCLGAAGGLEAIATIKGINTGWLHPSINQFNPEPSVEFDTVANKKQQHEVNVAISNSFGFGGHNSVVAFSAFKP; this is encoded by the exons ATGCAATCCCTCCAATCTCCGCCCCTCCGCGCCTCCC TCGACCCCCTCCGTCCCAAAACCGCCACCAATGCCCCCTCCACCACCGCCCTCAGACCCCCCCGCCGGACCCTTCCCCTCATCAGGGCTGCCGTCTCCTCCACCGTCTCCGCCCCCAAGCGCGAGACCGACCCCAAGAAGCGCGTCGTAATTACCGGCATGGGCCTCGTCTCCGTCTTCGGCTCTGACGTCGATACGTACTACGAGAAGCTCCTAGCTGGCGAGAGCGGGATCGGCCCAATCGACCGGTTCGACGCCTCCAAGTTCCCCACGAGGTTCGCTGGGCAGATCCATGGCTTCACCTCAATGGGCTACATCGATGGGAAGAACGACAGGAGGCTCGACGATTGCCTCCGGTACTGCATTGTCGCCGGGAAGAAGGCCCTCGAGGACGCTGATCTCGGTGACGATCGCCTCTCCAAG ATTGACAAGATTAAAGCTGGAGTACTCGTCGGAACAGGTATGGGTGGCCTAACAGTCTTCTCCGATGGGGTTCAGGCTCTGATCGAGAAAGGTCACCGGAAGATCACCCCTTTCTTCATCCCCTATGCCATAACAAATATGGGTTCTGCTCTGCTCGCTATTGAACTGGGCCTGATGGGCCCAAACTATTCAATATCTACTGCATGCGCCACTTCCAACTACTGCTTCTATGCTGCTGCCAATCATATCCGCCGCGGCGAGGCTGATCTTATGATTGCTGGAGGAACTGAGGCCGCAATCATTCCAATAGGCTTGGGAGGCTTCGTTGCTTGCAGGGCTTTGTCTCAAAGGAACGATGACCCACAAACTGCTTCGAGGCCATGGGATAAAGACCGTGATGGTTTCGTAATGGGTGAAGGCGCCGGAGTATTG GTGATGGAGAGCTTGGAGCATGCAATGAGACGAGGAGCACCTATTATTGCCGAGTACTTGGGAGGTGCAGTGAACTGCGATGCTTATCACATGACTGATCCAAGGGCTGATGGACTTGGGGTCTCCTCTTGCATTGAGAGGAGCCTTGAAGATGCAGGCGTCTCTCCTGAAGAG GTCAATTACATAAATGCTCATGCAACTTCAACTCTTGCCGGGGATCTTGCCGAGATAAATGCCATCAAGAAGGTTTTTAAGAACACCAAGGATATTAAAATCAATGCGACTAAG TCGATGATCGGACATTGTCTTGGAGCTGCTGGGGGTCTGGAAGCTATTGCGACTATTAAGGGAATAAACACAGGGTGGCTCCATCCCAGTATTAACCAATTT AATCCAGAGCCATCAGTGGAGTTCGACACCGTTGCCAACAAGAAGCAGCAACATGAAGTGAACGTTG CAATTTCGAATTCGTTTGGATTTGGAGGCCACAACTCCGTCGTGGCTTTCTCAGCATTCAAGCCCTGA